A single Patagioenas fasciata isolate bPatFas1 chromosome 16, bPatFas1.hap1, whole genome shotgun sequence DNA region contains:
- the TCFL5 gene encoding transcription factor-like 5 protein: MSGSAPEEPQTSIPQSTACVTDPAPVAVGPGGSSDVAFGEHNLSFTTTDVSLVEMMEIEYTQLQHILYSHTEAQASEGEVETRLNSFSSLGNSTDSSLHQSSVSASQEGCSSNSSGSQVVYPVICQSGLPSDSSLLSSNPRLGYTDFQELRMMLLSESNLPLNQTDKTPNSGSVEVPGRSLVKVKHGENFGGTNKGNILVENSALAPEPRSKSAVRVRLEDRFNSIQTENPRCQEPQESGVTLNNLVTLIRQPSELIGVPLHQQENKCPALGKNKTAPATPSLQFTYPLFTMNTCSTAGGANPPQTQTSGTSCTILEAAKHQDLGIPKTFSFCYQEIESTKQTVGAMNKALPEEVWIKVGEDTLCKQAINRRSCSRVNPSDTNIDRKPLSEIQNMCDDSQSSVSAQGTWQAAQPGASVQMQSVTQDGVAQRRERHNRMERDRRRRIRICCDELNLLVPFCTVDTDKATTLQWTTAFLKYIQERHGDSLKQEFETVFCGKTGRRLKTARSDSFVTCPMQENTHSYGDQVV; this comes from the exons ATGTCAGGATCGGCCCCAGAGGAGCCTCAGACTTCCATTCCTCAGAGCACAGCTTGTGTTACCGACCCCGCTCCCGTTGCTGTCGGACCCGGAGGCTCAAGTGACGTTGCCTTTGGTGAGCACAATCTTAGCTTCACCACCACGGACGTCAGCCTGGTGGAGATGATGGAAATTGAGTATACGCAGCTGCAGCACATACTTTACTCACATACGGAGGCACAAGCTAGTGAAGGTGAAGTGGAAACTAGGCTTAATTCTTTCTCCTCCCTTGGTAATTCTACAGACTCCTCTCTGCACCAGAGCTCAGTGAGCGCCAGTCAGGAGGGGTGTTCATCAAACAGCTCTGGGAGCCAGGTGGTTTACCCAGTTATCTGTCAGTCGGGATTACCCTCTGACAGCAGTTTGCTAAGTTCAAACCCACGTTTAGGCTACACCGACTTTCAGGAGCTCAGAATGATGTTACTTAGCGAGTCGAACCTCCCTTTGAACCAAACAGATAAAACGCCCAACAGTGGCTCTGTAGAGGTCCCAGGACGCAGTTTAGTAAAAGTTAAACATGGTGAAAATTTTGGTGGGACGAATAAAGGAAACATACTTGTTGAAAATTCGGCACTGGCGCCAGAGCCTAGATCTAAATCTGCAGTCAGAGTTCGGTTGGAAGACAGATTCAACAGCATCCAGACAGAAAACCCCAGATGTCAAGAACCCCAAGAATCTGGAGTAACTCTTAACAA tttagTAACATTGATTCGGCAGCCGTCAGAACTGATCGGTGTTCCTCTTCATCAGCAAGAGAACAAGTGTCCTGCATTAGGGAAAAATAAGACTGCACCTGCCACCCCTTCTTTACAGTTCACATATCCGTTATTTACTATGAACACGTGTTCTACTGCTGGAGGTGCTAATCCTCCACAAACACAG ACCTCTGGAACATCTTGCACTATTTTGGAAGCTGCCAAACATCAGGACCTGGGGATTCCCAAGACATTCTCTTTCTGCTATCAGGAAATTGAATCCACAAAACAGACAGTAGGTGCTATGAATAAAGCTTTGCCTGAGGAAGTCTGGATTAAAGTTGGAG aagATACCTTATGCAAGCAAGCAATAAACAGGAGAAGTTGCAGCCGAGTAAACCCATCGGATACAAACATTGATCGCAAACCTCTTAGCGAAATTCAGAATATGTGTGATGACAGCCAGAGCTCTGTGTCTGCCCAGGGAACCTGGCAGGCGGCACAACCCGGGGCGAGCGTGcaaatgcagagtgtgacacaggaCGGGGTCGCCCAGCGAAGGGAAAGACACAACCGCATGGAGAGGGACAGGAG GCGCAGAATCCGGATTTGTTGTGATGAGCTGAATCTCCTGGTCCCGTTCTGTACTGTCGACACTGATAAAGCAACAACTTTACAATGGACAACCGCGTTTCTGAAGTACATTCAGGAAAGGCACGGCGACTCTCTGAAACAG GAATTTGAGACTGTGTTCTGTGGTAAAACAGGCAGGCGACTAAAAACAGCACGATCAGACTCATTTGTAACGTGTCCAATGCAGGAAAACACGCACAGCTATGGAGACCAAGTAGTCTGA